One stretch of Streptomyces sp. R21 DNA includes these proteins:
- the efeU gene encoding iron uptake transporter permease EfeU, with translation MFGNYLIGLREGLEASLVVCILIAYLVKTDRRDALKPIWIGIGVAIALALGFGCALEFGSQEMTFKAQEALGGSLSIVAVCLVTWMVFWMRRTARHLKKELHGKLDAALAMGTGALVATAFLAVGREGLETALFVWASVHAASDGTPRPLIGVALGLATAVLLGWLFYRGALKINLAKFFTWTGGMLVVVAAGVLAYGVHDLQEASWIPGLTNLAFDISNTIDPSSWYGTLLKGVFNFQPDPTVLQVTVWALYLVPTLAIFLAPVGFASGKGKVKGPDEQGAQGSPGSRGSQPTKAS, from the coding sequence GTGTTCGGCAACTACCTGATCGGCCTGCGCGAGGGTCTGGAAGCCAGCCTCGTCGTCTGCATCCTGATCGCGTACCTGGTCAAGACCGACCGCCGGGACGCGCTGAAGCCGATCTGGATCGGCATCGGCGTCGCGATCGCGCTGGCGCTCGGCTTCGGCTGCGCGCTCGAGTTCGGCTCCCAGGAGATGACGTTCAAGGCGCAGGAGGCGCTCGGCGGTTCGCTGTCGATCGTCGCGGTGTGCCTGGTCACGTGGATGGTCTTCTGGATGCGGCGTACGGCGCGGCACCTGAAGAAGGAGCTGCACGGCAAGCTGGACGCGGCGCTCGCGATGGGCACGGGCGCGCTGGTGGCGACCGCGTTCCTGGCCGTCGGCCGTGAGGGCCTGGAGACCGCGCTGTTCGTATGGGCGTCGGTGCACGCGGCCAGCGACGGCACGCCCCGCCCGCTGATCGGCGTCGCCCTGGGCCTCGCCACCGCGGTCCTGCTCGGCTGGCTGTTCTACCGCGGCGCCCTGAAGATCAACCTCGCCAAGTTCTTCACCTGGACCGGCGGCATGCTGGTCGTGGTCGCGGCGGGCGTGCTCGCGTACGGCGTCCACGACCTCCAGGAGGCCAGCTGGATTCCGGGCCTGACGAACCTGGCGTTCGATATCAGCAACACCATCGATCCGTCGAGTTGGTACGGCACCCTGCTGAAGGGCGTCTTCAACTTCCAGCCCGACCCGACCGTCCTCCAGGTCACGGTGTGGGCGCTGTACCTGGTCCCGACGCTCGCGATCTTCCTCGCCCCGGTAGGGTTCGCCTCCGGGAAGGGGAAGGTGAAGGGACCTGATGAGCAGGGAGCGCAGGGATCGCCGGGTTCACGGGGATCGCAGCCCACGAAGGCTTCGTAG
- a CDS encoding small ribosomal subunit Rsm22 family protein, which produces MNATPAEKLRTALAGLLDGLPPKAATRAVERLIANYRGTTPTHTPVLRDREDVVAYAAYRMPATFEAVHAALEAFADTVPDWTPASHVDVGGGTGAATWAVSATWEGPRPVTVLDWAEPALALGREIAAANPELTGAEWHRSRIGAALTLESTDLVTISYVLGELTDTDRAAAVAAAATAAQAVVVIEPGTPDGYARVIEARDRLIGAGFHIAAPCPHSAACPIVPGEDWCHFSARVSRSSLHRQVKGGSLPYEDEKFSYVAATRFPVTPAPSRVVRRPQIRKGQVLLDLCGPDESLHRETVTKRHGPLYKAARDADWGDAWPPQD; this is translated from the coding sequence GTGAACGCCACCCCCGCCGAGAAACTCCGCACAGCCCTCGCAGGGCTCCTCGACGGCCTCCCCCCGAAGGCGGCCACGCGGGCGGTCGAACGGCTGATCGCGAACTACCGGGGGACCACCCCGACCCACACCCCCGTACTCCGCGACCGCGAGGACGTGGTGGCGTACGCCGCGTACCGCATGCCCGCGACCTTCGAGGCGGTCCACGCGGCGCTGGAAGCCTTCGCGGACACGGTGCCGGACTGGACACCGGCGAGCCACGTGGACGTCGGCGGCGGCACCGGCGCGGCCACCTGGGCGGTCAGCGCCACCTGGGAAGGCCCGCGCCCGGTGACCGTCCTGGACTGGGCGGAACCGGCACTCGCGCTGGGCCGCGAGATCGCCGCCGCGAACCCGGAGCTGACGGGCGCCGAGTGGCACCGCTCCCGTATCGGAGCGGCGCTCACCCTCGAGAGCACGGACCTCGTCACGATCTCCTACGTCCTCGGTGAACTGACCGACACGGACCGCGCCGCAGCCGTGGCCGCCGCCGCGACCGCCGCCCAGGCCGTCGTGGTCATCGAGCCCGGCACCCCCGACGGCTACGCCCGGGTGATCGAGGCCCGCGACCGCCTCATCGGCGCCGGGTTCCACATCGCGGCCCCCTGCCCGCACAGTGCGGCCTGCCCGATCGTCCCCGGCGAGGACTGGTGCCACTTCTCCGCCCGGGTCAGCCGCTCCTCCCTGCACCGGCAGGTCAAGGGCGGCTCCCTGCCGTACGAGGACGAGAAGTTCAGCTACGTCGCCGCCACCCGCTTCCCGGTGACCCCGGCGCCCTCCCGGGTCGTCCGCAGGCCGCAGATCCGCAAGGGCCAGGTGCTCCTCGACCTGTGCGGCCCCGACGAGTCCCTGCACCGCGAGACGGTGACGAAGCGTCACGGCCCGCTGTACAAGGCGGCCCGCGACGCCGACTGGGGCGACGCCTGGCCGCCGCAGGACTGA
- a CDS encoding ABC transporter permease, whose product MSALGRVARSGVGRRRVQTVVIVLATMMAVTASVMCAALLAASAGPFDKAFRQQHGAHLSVRYDAEKATAARLAASADATGVTAAAGPFPTVSATARLGGQDLQPMSLVGRAGHGGPVDDVTLTEGRWAARAGEIVLSDNEDGPALRMGTELGFPQLPGKPTLTVVGMARSVSRTADAWVMPSLLSEPDGYQMLYRFKAAATARQVAADRAAVTASVPKGTVDGARSWLATKKEADRQSALFVPFLAAFGVLGLVMAVLIVGNVVAGAVGAGTRRIGVLKALGFTPSQVVRAYVGQALIPAAAGTAIGVVGGNLLAVPVLTETATAYGSTSSTVPLWIDVTVAAGMLGLVAVTAWAGALRAGRLRAVDAIAVGRPARPGRGLRAARLAGRLPLPRPVGLGLARPFARPARAAATAAAVTFGAVAVTFAVGLASSLTEVQAARNHDTSDVTVHAVKQTDEAGGPPRHVREGVAADPTDVADPAAVTRAIDARSGTRRYFGVATTEVALAGATGSVEVSAFTGDPSWSGYRMISGRWFKGPGEAVVPTPLLAATGTRVGDRVTLHDHGRTVAVRIVGEVFSTENQGRTLLTDAATLKSAEPKLRATEYRIAVRPGTDAKAYARDLSTALQATGATAAAGQSGDRSSVIFILDALTSILTLMLVAVAGLSVLNSVVLDTRERVRDLGIHRALGMTPRQTITMVIASVVGVGLLGGAVGVPVGLALHDAVMPAMGHSAGLTMPASVLDVYDTPELVLLGFGGLLIAVAGALLPAGWAARTRTATALRTE is encoded by the coding sequence ATGAGCGCGCTGGGCCGGGTGGCGCGTTCCGGGGTGGGCCGCCGTCGGGTGCAGACGGTCGTGATCGTGCTGGCGACGATGATGGCGGTGACGGCGTCCGTGATGTGCGCCGCCCTGCTGGCGGCCTCCGCCGGGCCGTTCGACAAGGCGTTCCGACAGCAGCACGGCGCGCATCTGTCCGTGCGGTACGACGCTGAGAAGGCCACCGCCGCGCGGCTCGCCGCGTCCGCCGACGCCACCGGGGTCACCGCGGCGGCCGGTCCCTTCCCGACGGTGTCGGCCACTGCGCGCCTCGGCGGACAGGACCTGCAACCGATGTCGCTCGTCGGCCGGGCCGGGCACGGCGGACCCGTGGACGACGTCACGCTGACCGAGGGCCGGTGGGCCGCGCGCGCCGGCGAGATCGTGCTGTCCGACAACGAGGACGGGCCCGCCCTGCGCATGGGGACAGAGCTCGGCTTCCCGCAACTGCCCGGCAAGCCGACGCTGACCGTGGTGGGCATGGCCCGCTCGGTCAGCCGTACCGCCGACGCCTGGGTGATGCCCTCGCTGCTGAGCGAGCCGGACGGCTATCAGATGCTGTACCGCTTCAAGGCCGCCGCCACGGCGCGGCAGGTCGCCGCGGACCGGGCCGCCGTGACGGCGAGCGTGCCCAAGGGCACGGTGGACGGGGCGCGTTCCTGGCTCGCCACCAAGAAGGAGGCTGATCGCCAGTCCGCGCTGTTCGTGCCGTTCCTGGCCGCCTTCGGTGTGCTGGGGCTGGTCATGGCGGTGCTCATCGTCGGCAACGTGGTCGCCGGAGCGGTCGGCGCCGGGACGCGCCGGATCGGCGTCCTCAAGGCGCTCGGGTTCACTCCCTCCCAGGTCGTCCGGGCCTATGTCGGCCAGGCGCTGATCCCCGCGGCGGCCGGTACCGCGATCGGCGTCGTCGGCGGCAACCTCCTTGCCGTTCCGGTGCTGACGGAGACGGCGACGGCGTACGGCTCGACGAGTTCGACCGTGCCGCTGTGGATCGACGTGACCGTGGCCGCCGGGATGCTGGGCCTGGTGGCGGTGACCGCGTGGGCGGGCGCCCTGCGGGCCGGACGGCTGCGGGCGGTCGACGCGATCGCCGTCGGACGCCCCGCCCGCCCCGGCCGCGGGCTGCGCGCCGCCCGCCTCGCCGGACGGCTTCCGCTGCCCCGGCCGGTCGGCCTCGGTCTGGCCCGGCCTTTCGCCCGGCCCGCCCGCGCGGCGGCGACGGCCGCGGCGGTCACCTTCGGCGCCGTCGCCGTGACCTTCGCCGTGGGGCTCGCCTCCTCGCTGACCGAGGTGCAGGCCGCCCGGAACCACGACACCTCCGACGTCACTGTGCACGCGGTGAAGCAGACCGACGAGGCCGGCGGACCGCCCCGCCATGTCCGGGAGGGCGTGGCCGCCGATCCGACGGACGTGGCCGACCCGGCCGCCGTCACCAGGGCGATCGATGCCCGGTCCGGCACCCGGAGGTACTTCGGCGTCGCCACGACCGAGGTGGCGCTCGCCGGGGCGACCGGCTCCGTCGAGGTCTCCGCGTTCACCGGCGACCCCTCGTGGAGCGGTTACCGGATGATCTCCGGGCGTTGGTTCAAGGGGCCCGGCGAGGCCGTCGTACCGACCCCTCTCCTGGCCGCCACCGGCACCCGGGTCGGCGACCGCGTCACCCTGCACGACCACGGCAGGACGGTCGCGGTCCGGATCGTCGGGGAGGTCTTCAGCACCGAGAACCAGGGCCGGACCCTGCTCACCGACGCGGCCACGCTCAAGTCGGCCGAGCCGAAGCTGCGGGCCACCGAGTACCGCATCGCGGTGCGGCCGGGCACGGACGCGAAGGCCTACGCCCGTGACCTGAGCACCGCGTTGCAGGCGACGGGCGCGACCGCCGCCGCCGGACAGTCGGGCGACCGGAGCAGCGTGATCTTCATTCTGGACGCGCTGACTTCGATCCTCACCCTGATGCTCGTCGCGGTCGCCGGACTCAGCGTCCTCAACTCGGTGGTCCTGGACACCCGCGAACGCGTCCGCGACCTCGGCATCCACAGGGCGCTCGGCATGACCCCGCGGCAGACGATCACGATGGTCATCGCGTCGGTGGTGGGGGTCGGGCTGCTCGGCGGGGCGGTCGGGGTGCCGGTCGGCCTGGCTCTGCACGACGCGGTGATGCCCGCGATGGGCCACAGCGCGGGCCTGACCATGCCCGCCTCGGTCCTGGACGTCTACGACACCCCGGAACTCGTCCTGCTCGGCTTCGGCGGCCTGCTCATCGCGGTGGCGGGTGCGCTGCTGCCCGCGGGCTGGGCGGCCCGGACGCGGACGGCGACGGCGCTGCGTACGGAGTAG
- a CDS encoding sensor histidine kinase encodes MGRTRRWADRARGWARPLRRPTGPPARPTRRELAFDVVLALIIACASASYAFDDDHPKVPFDGLVPPIPPVPTGPTDPSHPLGSHVQTDGGGWTVLVVVLVIVTTVSLMLRRRYPLTALWIVTAANVLTPNDVPRLTFYASVVAGYSAAAYGPYRMATLASLPVAVGLITSARDSSLPTVPTQYVPLLVLVPVVFAASGLRTWKLRTAESRARLSALERERAEELRHAVEYERARIARELHDVVTHNVSVMVIQAGAARKVMTVDQEQAREALLAVEAGGRAAMAELRHVMGLLTMDTDGSDPSGQDLVPQPGLDRLEALVVRIRDAGLPVEFTVTGRPRPLPAGMELAAYRVVQEALTNAVKHAGGASTTVTVTYADDRLEVDVADTGGSPAEPAGGGSGRGLIGLRERLAVYGGTLHTGRRPTGGYRVRALIPLETP; translated from the coding sequence GTGGGCCGGACCCGGAGGTGGGCCGACCGGGCGCGGGGATGGGCCCGGCCGCTGCGGCGACCGACGGGGCCGCCTGCCCGACCCACCCGGCGCGAGCTGGCCTTCGACGTGGTGCTGGCGCTGATCATCGCGTGCGCCTCGGCCAGCTACGCCTTTGACGACGACCATCCCAAAGTGCCCTTCGACGGCCTCGTACCCCCGATCCCCCCGGTACCGACGGGGCCCACGGACCCGAGCCACCCCCTGGGGTCGCACGTACAGACCGACGGAGGCGGCTGGACCGTCCTCGTCGTGGTCCTCGTGATCGTCACCACCGTGTCTTTGATGCTGCGCCGCAGGTATCCCCTCACCGCGCTGTGGATCGTCACCGCCGCGAACGTACTGACGCCCAACGACGTGCCCCGGCTCACCTTCTACGCCTCGGTGGTCGCCGGTTACAGCGCCGCGGCCTACGGCCCCTACCGGATGGCCACGCTGGCGAGCCTGCCGGTGGCGGTGGGCCTGATCACCAGCGCCCGGGACTCGTCGCTGCCCACGGTCCCCACCCAGTACGTCCCCCTCCTGGTGCTCGTGCCGGTCGTCTTCGCCGCGAGTGGGCTGCGCACCTGGAAGCTCAGGACCGCCGAGAGCCGCGCCCGGCTGTCCGCGCTCGAACGCGAACGGGCGGAGGAGCTGCGCCACGCCGTCGAGTACGAACGGGCCCGGATCGCCCGCGAGTTGCATGACGTGGTGACGCACAATGTCAGCGTGATGGTGATCCAGGCCGGGGCCGCCCGCAAGGTCATGACGGTCGATCAGGAACAGGCCCGGGAAGCCCTGTTGGCGGTGGAGGCGGGCGGCAGGGCGGCCATGGCCGAACTGCGCCACGTCATGGGGCTGCTGACCATGGACACCGACGGCTCGGACCCGTCCGGTCAGGATCTGGTGCCGCAGCCCGGTCTCGACCGGCTGGAGGCCCTCGTCGTCCGCATCCGGGACGCCGGCCTGCCGGTCGAGTTCACCGTGACCGGGCGGCCGCGGCCGCTCCCGGCCGGGATGGAGCTGGCCGCCTACCGGGTCGTCCAGGAGGCGTTGACCAACGCGGTCAAGCACGCGGGCGGCGCCTCCACGACGGTGACCGTCACCTACGCCGACGACCGGCTGGAGGTGGACGTCGCCGACACCGGCGGCAGCCCGGCCGAACCCGCGGGCGGCGGCAGCGGACGCGGGCTGATCGGTCTGCGCGAACGGCTCGCCGTCTACGGTGGGACCCTGCACACCGGCCGTCGCCCCACCGGCGGTTACCGCGTCAGAGCACTGATTCCCCTGGAAACGCCGTGA
- a CDS encoding ABC transporter ATP-binding protein, with protein MTTPLIELREVSRRYGGPAEGPPALADASLTVRAGEAVAVLGPSGSGKSTLLNLIAGLDRPDAGTVTVDGVRVDTLGEAASARYRRAKIGMVFQFFNLLDDLTVADNIALPAQLSGTPRAEAHRRTAELLEVLGIHRHARAYPGRLSGGERQRVAVARALMNRPALLLADEPTGALDTASGDSVRALLTELNADGQTIVLVTHDLALARSCTTRTVELVDGRITADTAHGAGAAAGATR; from the coding sequence ATGACCACGCCGTTGATCGAGCTGCGCGAGGTGAGCCGCAGATACGGCGGCCCGGCCGAGGGCCCGCCCGCACTGGCCGACGCGTCACTGACCGTGCGGGCCGGGGAGGCCGTCGCGGTCCTCGGCCCCTCCGGCAGCGGCAAGTCCACCCTCCTCAACCTGATCGCCGGCCTCGACCGGCCGGACGCGGGCACCGTCACCGTGGACGGCGTACGCGTCGACACCCTCGGCGAGGCGGCCTCCGCCCGCTACCGGCGGGCGAAGATCGGCATGGTCTTCCAGTTCTTCAACCTGCTGGACGACCTGACCGTCGCCGACAACATCGCCCTGCCCGCGCAGCTGTCCGGCACCCCGCGCGCCGAAGCGCACCGGCGGACGGCGGAGCTGCTCGAAGTCCTCGGCATCCACCGGCACGCCCGTGCCTACCCGGGCCGGCTCTCCGGCGGCGAGCGGCAACGCGTCGCCGTGGCACGGGCGTTGATGAACCGTCCGGCGCTGCTGCTGGCCGACGAGCCGACCGGCGCGCTCGACACGGCCTCCGGCGACTCCGTCCGCGCCCTGCTCACCGAACTCAACGCCGACGGCCAGACCATCGTCCTGGTCACCCACGACCTCGCCCTGGCCCGCTCCTGCACGACCCGCACGGTCGAGCTCGTCGACGGCCGGATCACCGCGGACACGGCGCACGGCGCAGGCGCCGCCGCCGGGGCGACCCGATGA
- a CDS encoding TetR/AcrR family transcriptional regulator: MVKKPAPDATRRSERSRRAIYAAALALVSETGYPKTTIEGIAARAGVGKQTIYRWWPSKADVLLEAFLDLGEQAAERSAGPGQETYGIPDTGDLAADLKQVLRATVDELLNPAFEAPARALTAEGFVNEELGREFVAKLLEPQLQLYVRRLRSAQDTGAVRPDVDPRIALELFVSPLAQRWLQHTGPITYDYTDTLVDYALYGLAPR, encoded by the coding sequence ATGGTCAAGAAACCCGCCCCCGACGCCACCCGCCGCAGCGAGCGCTCGCGGCGCGCGATCTACGCCGCCGCCCTCGCCCTCGTGAGCGAGACCGGCTACCCGAAGACCACGATCGAGGGCATCGCGGCCCGCGCCGGCGTCGGCAAGCAGACCATCTACCGCTGGTGGCCGTCGAAGGCGGACGTACTCCTGGAGGCGTTCCTCGACCTCGGCGAGCAGGCGGCCGAGCGCTCCGCGGGGCCCGGTCAGGAGACGTACGGCATCCCGGACACCGGTGACCTCGCGGCGGACCTCAAGCAGGTGCTGCGCGCCACCGTCGACGAACTGCTGAACCCCGCCTTCGAGGCGCCCGCCCGCGCCCTGACCGCCGAGGGCTTCGTCAACGAGGAGCTCGGCCGTGAGTTCGTGGCCAAGCTCCTCGAACCCCAGCTCCAGCTGTACGTACGCCGGCTGCGCTCCGCACAGGACACCGGCGCCGTACGCCCCGACGTCGACCCGCGCATCGCGCTGGAACTCTTCGTCTCCCCGCTCGCGCAGCGCTGGCTCCAGCACACCGGCCCGATCACCTACGACTACACGGACACCCTCGTCGACTACGCCCTCTACGGCCTCGCCCCGCGCTGA
- a CDS encoding response regulator, translating to MTGPLRVVVADDQALVRTGFRMILAADGIDVVAEVASGLEAIDAVRRTRPDVVLMDIRMPELDGLEATRHILGAREAPVTGAPRILILTTFDLDRFVYAALSAGASGFLLKDVTPEHLVAAVRMVRGGDALLAPAITRRLVARYAHRDPEHAALHRDLAVLTARELEVLSLLAQGLSNAELAAHLHLSAATVKTHVARIFAKLGLRDRVQAVIAAYETGLVSPGPGT from the coding sequence GTGACCGGGCCGCTGCGCGTCGTGGTCGCCGACGACCAGGCCCTCGTCCGCACCGGCTTCCGCATGATCCTCGCCGCCGACGGGATCGACGTGGTCGCCGAGGTCGCAAGCGGCCTCGAAGCGATCGACGCCGTACGACGCACCCGCCCGGACGTGGTCCTCATGGACATCCGGATGCCGGAACTGGACGGCCTGGAGGCCACCCGGCACATCCTGGGCGCCCGCGAGGCGCCGGTCACCGGTGCACCGCGCATCCTCATCCTCACCACCTTCGACCTCGACCGGTTCGTCTACGCCGCGCTGTCCGCCGGGGCCAGCGGGTTCCTGCTCAAGGACGTCACGCCCGAGCACCTGGTGGCCGCGGTGCGGATGGTGCGTGGCGGTGACGCGCTGCTGGCCCCGGCCATCACCCGCCGCCTCGTCGCGCGGTACGCGCACCGCGACCCCGAGCACGCCGCGCTCCACCGCGACCTGGCGGTGCTGACCGCGCGCGAACTGGAGGTCCTGAGCCTGCTCGCCCAGGGCCTGAGCAACGCCGAACTCGCCGCCCACCTCCACCTCTCCGCGGCGACGGTCAAGACCCACGTGGCCCGCATCTTCGCCAAACTGGGCCTGCGCGACCGGGTCCAGGCGGTGATCGCCGCATACGAGACGGGCCTGGTCAGTCCCGGCCCGGGTACCTAA
- a CDS encoding dihydrofolate reductase family protein, with the protein MRKIIVCTFLTLDGVMQAPGGPDEDAESGFEHGGWQKPVSDDEVGTAIAGWYEHSDAMLLGRKTYEIFASYWPTADPGNPFTSRMNSMHKYVASRTLTSVEWQNSTLLEGDTVDAVRRLKATDGGNINVVGSGDLAQTLMRHNLVDEYRLTIHPVIIGTGKRLFADGAIPTALEPVSVSTTKGGTVVAVYRTNGEPGYDSY; encoded by the coding sequence ATGCGCAAGATCATCGTTTGCACGTTCTTGACACTGGACGGCGTCATGCAGGCGCCGGGCGGTCCGGACGAGGACGCGGAGAGCGGCTTCGAGCACGGCGGCTGGCAGAAACCGGTGTCCGACGACGAGGTCGGCACGGCCATCGCCGGCTGGTACGAGCACTCCGACGCGATGCTGCTCGGCCGCAAGACGTACGAGATCTTCGCGTCGTACTGGCCGACCGCCGATCCCGGCAACCCGTTCACCAGCCGGATGAACAGCATGCACAAGTACGTGGCGTCCCGGACCCTGACGTCCGTCGAGTGGCAGAACTCCACGCTCCTGGAGGGCGACACCGTCGACGCCGTACGCCGGCTGAAGGCGACCGACGGCGGCAACATCAACGTCGTCGGCAGCGGCGACCTCGCCCAGACCCTCATGCGGCACAACCTCGTCGACGAGTACCGCCTCACCATCCATCCGGTGATCATCGGCACCGGCAAGCGGCTGTTCGCCGACGGAGCGATCCCCACCGCGCTGGAACCGGTCAGCGTCTCGACGACGAAGGGCGGCACCGTCGTCGCCGTCTACCGCACGAACGGTGAGCCCGGCTACGACAGCTATTAG
- a CDS encoding glycerophosphodiester phosphodiesterase — MVTWTALTGIAGLTSLALAGQGGALSPLEWGTGPLTVDALPHVVHVAHRGGAREVPENSMSGLMTAYERGTAQVLDFDTRMLRDGHMVVMHDATLNRTTSMGGPVRGLSLRDWQGVRLRPGASLRSGRRAERPPTVAEVLDRFGGRIVLMLEAKDPESLRALAGLIRARGLTRSVFVNSNLPEVALRAHRLGLVSQLWRSAAQMRTDRPERWAPFVDLLDVDYKARDMDLRRAVNSGVPRVWAHTVITPAQRDRALALGCDGIITDAPGRLARHPARTPKALKGFRGTRTGSRRTGTQRTGSQRGARP, encoded by the coding sequence ATGGTCACATGGACTGCGCTCACGGGTATCGCCGGTCTCACGTCGCTGGCCCTCGCGGGACAGGGCGGCGCGCTCTCCCCGCTGGAGTGGGGCACCGGTCCCCTGACGGTGGACGCCCTCCCCCATGTCGTCCACGTCGCCCATCGCGGCGGCGCCCGGGAAGTCCCCGAGAACAGCATGTCGGGCCTGATGACCGCCTATGAGCGCGGTACGGCCCAGGTGCTCGACTTCGACACCCGCATGCTGCGCGACGGGCACATGGTGGTCATGCACGACGCGACGCTGAACCGCACCACGTCCATGGGCGGTCCGGTGCGGGGGCTGAGCCTGCGGGACTGGCAGGGGGTGCGGCTGCGGCCCGGGGCCTCGCTGCGGAGCGGCCGGCGCGCGGAGCGGCCGCCGACGGTGGCCGAGGTCCTCGACCGGTTCGGCGGACGCATCGTGCTGATGCTGGAGGCGAAGGACCCGGAGAGCCTGCGGGCGCTCGCCGGGCTGATCCGCGCCCGCGGCCTGACCCGCTCGGTCTTCGTCAACTCCAACCTGCCGGAGGTGGCCCTGCGCGCCCATCGCCTGGGCCTGGTCTCCCAGCTGTGGCGCTCGGCGGCGCAGATGCGCACCGACCGGCCCGAGCGCTGGGCCCCGTTCGTCGACCTGCTCGACGTCGACTACAAGGCACGTGACATGGATCTCCGGCGGGCCGTGAACTCCGGTGTCCCCCGGGTGTGGGCGCACACCGTGATCACCCCGGCGCAGCGGGACCGGGCCCTCGCGCTGGGCTGCGACGGGATCATCACGGACGCGCCGGGCCGGCTGGCCCGCCACCCGGCGAGGACTCCGAAGGCCCTGAAGGGGTTCCGGGGGACGCGGACCGGATCTCGGCGCACCGGGACTCAGCGCACCGGCTCTCAGCGCGGGGCGAGGCCGTAG
- a CDS encoding bifunctional DNA primase/polymerase, which produces MSASAEFGRRSGAQGRISQWLRGRRRTETADDSVSREALLLAAAAAGLPLAQAAFPSGYRCSCDRVGCPTPARHPVSFAWQTQSTTDRGQIERWARHQPQANFITATGMVHDVLDLPLEAGREALERLLAAGIEVGPVAESGDGRLLFFTLTRGTPEDEDEWWPCELDCHPETMDEHPGLRWHCRGSYVLVPPARLPGDLTVEWVRGLEHPLPDPLTLLEVLTDACARYAGDDTERLAAWPHRG; this is translated from the coding sequence ATGAGCGCGAGCGCAGAGTTCGGCCGCCGCTCCGGCGCGCAGGGCAGGATCTCCCAGTGGCTGCGAGGCCGCCGCCGGACGGAGACCGCCGACGACAGCGTCAGCCGGGAGGCTCTGCTGCTCGCCGCTGCCGCCGCCGGGCTGCCACTCGCGCAGGCCGCGTTCCCCTCCGGCTACCGGTGTTCCTGTGACCGTGTCGGCTGTCCCACGCCCGCCCGGCACCCCGTCTCCTTCGCCTGGCAGACGCAGTCGACCACCGACCGCGGACAGATCGAGCGATGGGCCCGGCATCAGCCGCAGGCCAACTTCATCACCGCGACGGGCATGGTCCACGACGTCCTGGACCTACCCCTGGAGGCCGGCCGTGAGGCCCTGGAGCGCCTCCTCGCCGCCGGGATCGAGGTCGGACCCGTCGCTGAGAGCGGCGACGGACGCCTCCTCTTCTTCACCCTCACCCGCGGTACGCCGGAGGACGAGGACGAGTGGTGGCCCTGCGAGCTGGACTGCCATCCCGAGACGATGGACGAGCACCCCGGGCTGCGCTGGCATTGCCGCGGTTCGTATGTGCTCGTGCCGCCGGCCCGGCTTCCCGGTGACCTGACGGTCGAGTGGGTACGGGGGCTGGAGCACCCGCTTCCCGATCCGCTCACCCTTCTCGAGGTCCTGACGGACGCCTGTGCCCGGTACGCCGGGGACGACACGGAGCGGCTGGCCGCCTGGCCGCACCGGGGCTGA
- the ddaH gene encoding dimethylargininase: MPPLRRAATPRRYLMCPPAHFEVTYAINPWMDPGKPVDVPLAVAQWEDLRDRYRSLGHTVEELTPRPGLPDMVFAANGATVVDGRVLGARFAYREREPEAAVHLEWFRANGWAHVHEPVHINEGEGDFAVTASYVLAGRGFRASPLSHGEAQEFFGRPVIGLDLVDPRYYHLDTALAVLDDTADEVMYHPDAFSPGSREVLRRLFPDALIAGAEDAAALGLNAVSDGLHVLLPGAAPGLFDPLRERGFEPIGIDLSELLKGGGSVKCCTQELRGAAPRKLCR, from the coding sequence TTGCCCCCTCTCCGCCGCGCCGCCACCCCCCGGCGCTATCTGATGTGCCCACCCGCGCACTTCGAGGTCACGTACGCCATCAACCCGTGGATGGATCCCGGCAAGCCGGTCGACGTGCCGCTCGCCGTCGCGCAGTGGGAGGACCTCCGTGACCGCTACCGCTCCCTCGGCCACACGGTCGAGGAGCTCACCCCGCGCCCCGGCCTGCCGGACATGGTCTTCGCCGCGAACGGGGCGACCGTGGTCGACGGCCGCGTACTCGGCGCCCGCTTCGCGTACCGGGAGCGCGAGCCGGAGGCCGCCGTCCACCTGGAGTGGTTCCGCGCGAACGGCTGGGCGCACGTCCACGAACCGGTGCACATCAACGAGGGCGAGGGCGATTTCGCCGTCACCGCCTCCTACGTCCTCGCGGGGCGCGGCTTCCGGGCCAGCCCCCTCTCGCACGGCGAGGCCCAGGAGTTCTTCGGGCGGCCGGTGATCGGGCTGGACCTCGTCGACCCGCGCTACTACCACCTGGACACGGCTCTCGCGGTCCTCGACGACACGGCGGACGAGGTCATGTACCACCCCGACGCGTTCTCGCCCGGGAGCCGGGAGGTGCTGCGCCGCCTCTTCCCCGACGCGCTGATCGCGGGCGCCGAGGACGCGGCGGCACTCGGCCTGAACGCCGTCTCGGACGGCCTGCACGTACTGCTGCCGGGGGCCGCGCCCGGACTCTTCGACCCGCTCCGCGAGCGCGGCTTCGAGCCGATCGGCATCGACCTGAGCGAACTCCTCAAGGGCGGCGGCAGCGTGAAGTGCTGCACGCAGGAGCTGCGCGGCGCCGCGCCGCGGAAGTTGTGCCGATGA